Proteins encoded within one genomic window of Acomys russatus chromosome 5, mAcoRus1.1, whole genome shotgun sequence:
- the LOC127190067 gene encoding tight junction protein ZO-2-like: MCLTEAVFSYFEPDISEIESNRSFPPEERRQQYSDQDYHSSSEKLKERPSSREDTSGRLSRMGATPTPFKSTGDITAAGATEAKEPKYQEEMPVPQPRTAPRTFLHPSPEDGAIYGPNTKMVKFKKGESVGLRLAGGNDVGIFVAGIQEGTSAEQEGLQEGDQILKVRKPAP; the protein is encoded by the exons ATGTGTCTCACTGAAGCcgtcttttcttattttgaaccAGATATCTCGGAAATAGAGTCCAACCGATCTTTTCCTCCTGAGGAGAGACGCCAGCAGTACTCTGATCAGGATTATCATTCCTCCAGTGAGAAGCTGAAGGAGAGGCCGAG TTCAAGAGAGGACACCTCAGGCCGACTGTCCAGGATGGGCGCCACACCCACTCCATTCAAGTCCACAGGGGACATCACAGCTGCAGGTGCCACTGAGGCCAAGGAGCCCAAGTACCAGGAAGAAATGCCAG TGCCTCAACCCAGAACGGCCCCAAGAACTTTTCTTCACCCTAGTCCTGAAGATGGAGCAATATACGG CCCTAACACCAAAATGGTGAAGTTCAAGAAGGGCGAGAGCGTGGGCCTCCGCTTGGCTGGTGGAAACGATGTTGGGATATTTGTGGCTGGCATTCAGGAGGGCACCTCAGCAGAGCAGGAGGGCCTGCAAGAAGGAGACCAGATTCTGAAGGTGAGGAAGCCCGCCCCCTAG